A stretch of the Bdellovibrio sp. 22V genome encodes the following:
- a CDS encoding Crp/Fnr family transcriptional regulator, whose translation MESQTILNGGVNSLGFMGNQNLNIPNTSNVPYEVIHLKEEEMIFKEGEPAKGLYYVQSGCVKVVVNRSHARGRTTTNEYVTKLVSPGEYFGYKALVKGAPVQCHAKAVKSTVLWLYPRELIQVAMAQASPLVKLLLNQAVSDLEAFETTSQLHYLASVQERIAYQLVLLADKFGVQTPNGISLNLKLTRNEFAQLASTINESLSRHLTEFKNEGLIDLNGKEIIIKNKEGLMRRSGNF comes from the coding sequence ATGGAATCTCAAACGATACTCAACGGCGGAGTAAACTCCCTTGGTTTTATGGGCAATCAAAACCTAAACATTCCGAATACTTCAAACGTTCCCTATGAAGTCATTCACCTCAAAGAAGAGGAAATGATTTTCAAAGAAGGTGAACCAGCGAAGGGTCTGTATTACGTGCAATCTGGCTGTGTTAAAGTTGTAGTGAATCGTTCTCATGCCCGCGGACGCACTACCACAAATGAATATGTAACTAAATTGGTCTCTCCCGGAGAGTATTTTGGTTATAAAGCGTTGGTTAAAGGTGCACCGGTGCAGTGCCATGCAAAGGCTGTGAAGTCGACAGTGCTTTGGCTCTATCCGCGTGAGCTGATTCAAGTAGCAATGGCGCAAGCAAGCCCGCTTGTAAAACTTCTTCTTAATCAGGCTGTCAGTGATCTTGAAGCGTTCGAGACGACAAGTCAGTTGCATTATTTGGCGTCTGTGCAGGAAAGAATTGCTTATCAGCTTGTTCTTCTTGCCGATAAGTTCGGAGTGCAAACTCCTAACGGTATTTCTTTGAACTTGAAGCTGACACGCAACGAATTCGCGCAGCTGGCGAGTACGATCAACGAATCACTTTCTCGTCATTTGACAGAGTTCAAAAACGAGGGACTGATTGATTTGAATGGCAAAGAGATCATCATCAAAAATAAAGAAGGTTTGATGAGAAGATCTGGAAACTTCTAG
- the tsaA gene encoding tRNA (N6-threonylcarbamoyladenosine(37)-N6)-methyltransferase TrmO produces MEPIGYLESCFKDKFGTPRQPGLVKKAWARLRIRADLQPEESLQGLEGFSHVWLIWVFHQNKVSRYHAKVHPPRLGGKSMGLFATRTPHRPNPIGLSLVELVKVEKDGIVVAGADLVDGTPILDIKPYLPEVEAVPEARTGWPSEVAKDPIHVEFSEKAEALLRSWQEKNPDRDLREIIAETLKLDPRPVVYRGYEDSDSPYRNTHAVRLFDGDIHFKFETPTLVKVLDILFTHN; encoded by the coding sequence ATGGAACCCATCGGTTATTTAGAGTCGTGTTTTAAGGATAAGTTTGGCACTCCGCGCCAGCCGGGCCTCGTGAAGAAGGCTTGGGCGCGACTCCGGATTCGTGCGGATCTTCAGCCCGAGGAATCTCTTCAGGGGCTCGAAGGATTCAGCCATGTGTGGCTGATCTGGGTTTTTCACCAGAATAAAGTTTCACGTTATCACGCCAAAGTTCATCCTCCGCGTTTGGGCGGCAAGAGTATGGGGTTGTTTGCGACGCGCACTCCGCATCGCCCGAATCCCATCGGCCTTTCCCTTGTTGAGTTGGTAAAAGTGGAGAAAGACGGCATCGTGGTTGCGGGTGCTGACCTTGTTGATGGCACTCCGATTTTGGATATCAAGCCGTATCTTCCCGAGGTGGAGGCGGTTCCTGAGGCACGCACGGGCTGGCCGAGCGAGGTCGCCAAAGATCCCATTCATGTAGAATTTTCTGAAAAAGCCGAGGCCCTTTTGCGCTCTTGGCAGGAAAAAAATCCAGACAGAGACCTTCGCGAGATCATCGCAGAGACTTTGAAATTGGACCCGCGCCCCGTCGTCTATCGCGGCTACGAAGATTCAGATTCTCCATATCGCAATACACATGCGGTGCGACTCTTCGATGGAGATATCCATTTCAAATTTGAAACACCGACGCTCGTGAAAGTACTAGATATTCTTTTTACGCATAATTAG
- a CDS encoding ABC transporter permease, whose translation MKRFLGFIIGLTVALLLTLIAGENPLNIFMILMRSAFGSVYDLGLTLSYTTPLIFCGLSVAIGFHAGLFNIGAEGQMTMAVVTAAAVGVLFPQIPFPVAPLVAFAAALMMGGFWGAIVGWLRAYRGSHEVIITIMLNFIAAGLASWFTLKIIPNPHSQNPETALVSSNYMFKDYDLIARFFPDTPANASLGFAIAFAILLWIFLWKTTWGFQLRAVGSNPEASHRAGISEKKVQILAMTLAGAFAGCVALSEVLGSSGQYRIGFSPDYGFIGIAVALLANNNPIGIIFAAFLMGALHKGASDLDLETSTITRDFSRIIQALIILGVAAQGYWEWMKSKRRKS comes from the coding sequence GTGAAGCGCTTCTTGGGTTTTATCATCGGTTTAACTGTCGCACTTCTTTTGACGCTCATTGCGGGGGAAAACCCTTTGAACATTTTCATGATCCTTATGCGAAGCGCGTTTGGCTCTGTCTATGATCTGGGTTTGACTTTATCTTACACGACTCCTTTGATTTTTTGTGGTCTTTCCGTCGCAATCGGTTTTCACGCCGGTCTTTTCAACATCGGCGCGGAAGGACAGATGACGATGGCGGTGGTGACAGCGGCGGCGGTCGGCGTTCTTTTTCCGCAGATTCCTTTCCCTGTGGCACCTCTTGTTGCATTCGCGGCGGCTCTGATGATGGGCGGTTTTTGGGGGGCAATCGTAGGCTGGTTGCGGGCATATCGCGGCAGTCACGAAGTTATCATCACGATCATGCTGAATTTCATCGCGGCAGGGTTAGCAAGCTGGTTTACTCTTAAAATTATTCCGAATCCGCACTCGCAGAATCCAGAGACAGCGCTTGTTTCTAGCAACTACATGTTTAAAGATTACGATCTGATCGCGCGTTTCTTTCCGGATACTCCAGCGAATGCGTCTTTGGGATTCGCCATCGCGTTTGCAATTTTGTTGTGGATATTTCTCTGGAAAACCACGTGGGGCTTTCAATTGCGGGCGGTCGGCTCGAATCCGGAAGCGTCTCATCGCGCGGGTATTTCTGAAAAGAAAGTGCAAATTCTAGCTATGACTTTGGCGGGGGCCTTCGCCGGTTGTGTCGCACTTTCGGAAGTCTTAGGAAGCTCAGGACAGTATCGTATCGGTTTTTCGCCAGACTATGGCTTCATCGGTATCGCCGTGGCTCTTTTAGCAAATAACAATCCTATCGGGATTATTTTCGCGGCTTTCTTGATGGGAGCTCTTCATAAAGGCGCTTCCGATTTAGATCTCGAAACTTCCACAATCACCCGTGATTTTTCCCGCATCATTCAAGCATTGATTATCTTGGGTGTCGCAGCTCAGGGTTATTGGGAGTGGATGAAATCGAAAAGGAGAAAAAGCTAA
- a CDS encoding BMP family ABC transporter substrate-binding protein, giving the protein MVKSILTTLILMSINTVSFANTLKVGLVLDKGGKDDKSFNSAAYLGATKAQKDLKIDLKFVEATDTNAIENLHRSFARKNFDLVIGIGFAQKEAVKKVSAQFPQVKFAVVDAEVTAPNVRSLLFQEHEGSFLVGALAAMTSKTNSVGFVGGMDIPLIRRFAMGYIAGAKYVNPKIKTSENYVGVTGEAWNNPAKAKELALSQFAQGADVIFAAAGASNTGVFDAAEEKKKFAIGCDSNQNWIKPGTILTSMLKAVDVAVYDTIKETQEGKFSPGIVHFGLKNKGVDYTLDQYNEKLITSDMKKKVEEIKKKIIAGQIQVPDYYKKK; this is encoded by the coding sequence ATGGTGAAAAGTATCCTTACCACCCTGATATTGATGTCAATTAACACAGTTTCCTTCGCAAATACGCTAAAAGTCGGCCTGGTCCTCGATAAGGGCGGAAAAGACGATAAATCTTTTAACTCCGCTGCGTACCTCGGCGCTACGAAAGCGCAAAAAGATTTAAAGATTGATCTTAAATTCGTCGAAGCAACGGATACAAACGCCATCGAAAATCTTCATCGCTCGTTTGCGCGCAAAAATTTTGATCTTGTGATCGGTATCGGCTTTGCGCAAAAAGAAGCCGTTAAAAAAGTTTCTGCCCAATTCCCGCAAGTTAAGTTTGCCGTTGTTGACGCCGAAGTCACGGCGCCGAACGTTCGTTCGCTTTTATTTCAAGAACATGAAGGCTCTTTCTTAGTCGGCGCTTTGGCGGCGATGACTTCAAAAACAAACTCAGTGGGATTCGTCGGAGGCATGGACATTCCTCTCATCCGCCGTTTTGCAATGGGTTACATTGCCGGAGCGAAATACGTAAATCCAAAAATCAAAACAAGCGAAAACTATGTGGGCGTGACCGGAGAAGCTTGGAACAATCCGGCTAAGGCCAAAGAATTGGCGTTGTCACAATTTGCACAAGGAGCCGATGTGATCTTTGCTGCGGCAGGTGCGTCTAACACAGGTGTTTTCGATGCTGCTGAAGAAAAGAAAAAATTCGCCATTGGTTGCGACTCCAATCAAAACTGGATTAAGCCAGGCACTATTCTTACAAGCATGTTGAAGGCTGTCGATGTCGCGGTTTACGACACAATCAAGGAAACTCAGGAAGGCAAGTTTTCTCCAGGTATCGTACATTTCGGTTTAAAGAACAAAGGTGTCGACTACACTCTGGATCAGTATAATGAAAAACTCATCACTTCTGATATGAAAAAGAAAGTCGAAGAGATTAAAAAGAAAATCATCGCCGGTCAGATTCAAGTTCCTGATTACTATAAAAAGAAATAG
- a CDS encoding 2-oxoglutarate and iron-dependent oxygenase domain-containing protein, with translation MRTTETASHSENSTLRKVPTLSLASYTKGSDSDRAKFIDNLFTGLKEYGFIILKDHNVKAEDLHKAYDILKKFYSLPTDVKKSYISPKAGFQRGYTPFGQEHAKDSPVMDLKEFWHVGRVLEEGNALKTVYPENVWPTEIPEFKTHFTALYDALEEAGNVMLEALTMPLEVEKDFFAKMTKDGNSILRLLHYPPIPEGVDPRCVRAAAHEDINFITILPAATASGLQLKDRDGQWLDIDSEPDTLIVDVGDMLARLTNDVLPSTTHRVINPQDGRNESRYSMPFFMHPHPEAMLSCLPSCKGTGAKYPDITGHDFLMQRLREIGLIK, from the coding sequence ATGAGAACGACGGAAACTGCTTCTCATTCTGAAAACAGCACTCTTCGTAAAGTTCCAACTTTGAGCTTGGCGAGTTATACAAAGGGCTCTGATTCAGATCGCGCGAAATTTATCGACAATCTTTTCACGGGTCTTAAAGAATACGGTTTTATTATTCTTAAAGATCACAACGTAAAAGCCGAAGATTTGCACAAGGCTTACGACATTCTTAAAAAATTCTACTCTTTGCCTACGGACGTAAAAAAATCTTATATCTCTCCTAAAGCAGGTTTCCAGCGTGGTTACACTCCGTTTGGTCAAGAACACGCGAAAGATTCTCCAGTGATGGACTTGAAAGAGTTCTGGCACGTAGGACGCGTTCTTGAAGAAGGCAACGCTTTGAAAACGGTTTATCCCGAGAACGTATGGCCCACAGAAATTCCTGAATTCAAAACTCACTTCACGGCTTTGTATGATGCTTTGGAAGAAGCGGGGAACGTGATGTTGGAAGCTTTGACAATGCCTCTTGAAGTTGAAAAAGACTTCTTCGCGAAAATGACGAAAGATGGAAACTCCATTCTTCGCCTTCTTCACTATCCACCGATTCCAGAAGGTGTGGATCCTCGTTGTGTGCGTGCGGCGGCTCATGAAGACATCAACTTCATCACGATTCTTCCTGCAGCGACAGCTTCCGGTCTGCAATTGAAAGATCGCGACGGCCAATGGTTGGATATCGATTCTGAACCAGACACATTGATCGTGGACGTGGGTGATATGTTGGCGCGTTTGACGAACGACGTTTTACCTTCAACTACTCACCGTGTGATCAATCCTCAAGACGGTAGAAACGAAAGCCGCTATTCAATGCCTTTCTTCATGCACCCACATCCAGAAGCGATGTTGAGCTGCTTACCTTCTTGTAAAGGGACAGGGGCAAAATACCCTGATATCACTGGTCATGATTTCTTGATGCAGCGTTTGCGCGAGATCGGTCTCATCAAATAG
- a CDS encoding ABC transporter permease: MDMMALLLSLSLATLRLATPLIFASMGGLMSERSGIVNVALEGFMLTGAFAGAVAGQYFASAWMGWAAALFAGLVIGALYALFVIELKADQIVTGMAFNLLAMGVIPFLTKIFYNSTGSTPALLVEDRFAFEPLLMAFALVALISFWLYKTRSGLWLLFAGEHPEALVASGVSVRKVRWSAVCASGAFAAWGGASLSLFLASSYSPMMTGGRGFMALAALIFGKWKPVPALAACLLFAFADALQIRLQGVRIGDMEVPVQFVQILPYVVTIVALAGFIGKSRAPKALGRE; encoded by the coding sequence ATGGATATGATGGCTCTCCTTTTATCTTTAAGCTTGGCAACACTTCGCTTAGCAACGCCGCTGATTTTCGCTTCAATGGGCGGACTTATGAGCGAACGCTCTGGTATCGTGAACGTCGCCCTTGAAGGCTTTATGCTCACCGGAGCTTTCGCCGGCGCGGTAGCAGGACAATACTTCGCCTCGGCGTGGATGGGTTGGGCCGCAGCTCTTTTTGCCGGACTCGTTATCGGCGCTTTGTATGCTTTGTTTGTCATTGAACTTAAAGCAGATCAAATCGTGACTGGTATGGCCTTCAATCTTTTAGCGATGGGCGTGATTCCATTTCTCACGAAGATTTTTTATAACTCTACGGGCTCGACCCCGGCATTGTTAGTCGAAGACCGTTTTGCTTTTGAACCTCTGTTGATGGCATTTGCCTTAGTCGCCTTGATTAGCTTTTGGCTCTATAAAACGCGCTCGGGGCTTTGGCTTCTGTTTGCCGGAGAACACCCGGAAGCTCTTGTCGCTAGCGGTGTCAGCGTCCGCAAAGTTCGCTGGAGTGCCGTTTGTGCCAGCGGTGCTTTCGCCGCATGGGGTGGAGCCAGCTTGTCTTTGTTTTTAGCTTCCTCTTATTCTCCCATGATGACAGGCGGTCGCGGCTTCATGGCGTTAGCGGCGCTGATCTTTGGAAAATGGAAGCCCGTTCCTGCTTTAGCCGCGTGCCTTCTTTTCGCTTTTGCCGATGCCCTGCAAATTCGTTTGCAAGGGGTTCGCATTGGCGACATGGAAGTTCCCGTTCAATTTGTTCAAATTTTACCTTACGTCGTTACCATTGTGGCTTTGGCTGGCTTTATCGGTAAAAGCCGTGCTCCGAAAGCTTTGGGACGAGAGTAA
- a CDS encoding ABC transporter ATP-binding protein has protein sequence MTVSAVEFKGVSKYFGEVRANSDISFSVAPGTIHAIVGENGAGKSTAMKILFGMYRPDGGQILVHGKPVEFHSPIDAMAAQIGMVHQHFMLAEPLSALDNILLQQKGSAFSLLPRKEQKQRLSEIAEKYGFHLDLDAKVEDLSVGEQQRLEILKILSQNSEILILDEPTAVLTPQEVQNLFKNLNRLRDEGKTILIITHKLKEVMALTDAVTVFRQGRVVGNKVTTYTNTAELAEMMVGHRPQTPRERSTSVDTDQTLLKFANVSARLGNHQIQNIHLEVRAREIVGVAGVEGNGQDVLIRALLDRHALEKKSFSGSITVKGSLGSFPEDRLRFGVLPSRPVYENFILGQQKSGSFAQGIFLKLKNIVSATQDVMNTYDIRPHNPHLPFEKLSGGNQQKLVVARTLLQKPSVVIAAQPTRGVDIGAIEFIHNELRKTRDEGSGILLISSELDELMALSDRIVVLYKGSIVAEFTRAEFNEISLGCAMGGGQ, from the coding sequence ATGACAGTTTCCGCGGTCGAGTTTAAAGGAGTCTCAAAATATTTTGGCGAAGTGCGCGCCAACTCCGATATTTCTTTTTCTGTCGCGCCAGGAACCATTCATGCCATCGTCGGCGAAAACGGTGCTGGCAAATCAACCGCGATGAAAATTCTTTTTGGGATGTACCGGCCCGACGGCGGTCAAATCCTCGTCCATGGAAAGCCGGTGGAGTTTCACTCTCCTATTGACGCGATGGCCGCGCAAATCGGAATGGTCCATCAGCATTTCATGCTGGCCGAACCACTTTCAGCTCTCGACAATATTCTGCTTCAGCAAAAAGGTTCGGCGTTTTCTTTACTTCCGCGAAAAGAGCAGAAACAAAGACTCAGTGAAATTGCGGAAAAATATGGTTTTCACTTGGATCTCGATGCCAAAGTTGAAGATCTTTCCGTTGGTGAACAACAACGTTTGGAAATTCTCAAGATCCTTTCGCAAAACTCCGAGATTCTGATTCTTGATGAACCTACGGCTGTTTTAACTCCGCAAGAAGTTCAAAATCTTTTTAAAAATCTCAATCGACTGCGTGATGAAGGAAAAACAATTCTTATCATCACTCACAAGCTTAAAGAAGTGATGGCTCTTACTGACGCCGTGACTGTGTTTCGTCAAGGCCGTGTCGTCGGCAATAAAGTTACGACTTACACAAATACTGCCGAATTGGCAGAGATGATGGTAGGCCATCGTCCGCAAACACCGCGTGAGCGTAGCACGTCCGTGGATACAGATCAGACGTTGCTTAAGTTCGCTAATGTCAGCGCGCGACTGGGCAATCATCAAATTCAGAACATCCATCTTGAGGTTCGTGCACGTGAAATCGTCGGCGTCGCCGGCGTTGAAGGCAACGGACAAGATGTTCTTATCCGCGCGCTTTTAGATCGTCACGCTCTAGAGAAAAAATCCTTCTCGGGGAGCATCACAGTCAAAGGCTCTTTAGGTTCGTTTCCCGAAGACCGATTGCGTTTTGGCGTCCTTCCTTCCCGCCCCGTTTATGAAAACTTCATTCTAGGACAACAGAAATCGGGATCCTTCGCACAGGGTATCTTTTTAAAACTTAAGAATATCGTATCTGCGACTCAGGATGTGATGAATACCTATGACATTCGTCCCCACAACCCGCATTTGCCTTTTGAAAAACTCTCGGGCGGTAATCAGCAAAAACTTGTCGTCGCACGGACTCTTTTACAAAAGCCTTCCGTCGTCATCGCCGCACAACCCACTCGTGGGGTGGATATCGGGGCGATCGAGTTTATTCATAATGAATTGCGCAAGACACGTGACGAAGGCTCCGGCATCTTATTAATTTCTTCCGAGCTCGACGAGCTGATGGCTCTTTCTGATCGCATCGTCGTTTTATATAAAGGCAGTATCGTCGCCGAGTTCACGCGCGCCGAGTTCAACGAGATTTCTTTGGGCTGTGCTATGGGAGGCGGACAGTGA
- a CDS encoding S8 family serine peptidase, whose translation MKGFTFFAAIVLTGFTAWAGPFTNIDTYKNSLGFSRFYSQENTGRRLKIAVLDKGFFGYEKEIGTTLPSSTRYVAGPVSSPENMHVEHGLRMAQILTSLMTNDLQASQWVPDLTLYNVFGFSNLKAAIDDIIARKVDLVLYSEVWEYGGNFDGAGFINHEINRATRNGVIWVNAAGNFALTTFNSGIRTIADNWVQLPDQNNGLMIRCEYNTNGTCPVKIVLSWNDFKNNVDLGTDKDLDLALTDDLLNIVQSSALKQSKDANESRPGFSKYPREIITAELNPGTYFIRVKNRSQNFASNDQLRITVDGDNVIMPSHSRGETLLNPADNATVITVGASDSPRSSSSQSLGKPDLFAPSSLFLNNGAEYRGSSNSAAIVAAGLGILKSQQPKMTRVDLLKAVSSYGGGAWDQRGLSLHLLGFAPTGPGCFIDVNYNPLPHYLREVVSKGGYLVQTTVGIRVIVPFDPITLASHLRRNLMNDMIVALPQGGYAVYPRNAMIPAGAAEIFQRPLEAGLCRIANSGNGKNFRL comes from the coding sequence ATGAAGGGGTTCACTTTCTTTGCCGCTATCGTGCTCACAGGTTTCACAGCGTGGGCGGGTCCGTTTACTAATATCGATACTTACAAAAACTCTTTGGGATTTTCTCGTTTTTACTCGCAAGAGAATACCGGTCGCCGCTTAAAAATCGCGGTCTTAGATAAAGGTTTCTTCGGATACGAAAAAGAAATCGGCACAACACTTCCGTCCTCGACTCGCTATGTGGCGGGGCCGGTCTCTTCTCCTGAAAACATGCACGTCGAGCACGGGCTTCGCATGGCGCAGATTCTGACGTCATTGATGACGAATGATCTGCAAGCATCGCAGTGGGTGCCTGATCTGACTCTTTACAACGTGTTTGGTTTTTCAAATTTAAAAGCGGCGATCGACGACATTATCGCCCGCAAAGTGGATTTGGTTCTTTACTCTGAAGTGTGGGAATACGGAGGCAACTTCGACGGTGCGGGCTTCATTAACCATGAAATCAATCGCGCCACACGCAACGGCGTGATCTGGGTGAATGCGGCTGGAAACTTTGCACTGACGACTTTCAATTCTGGCATCCGCACAATTGCTGACAATTGGGTGCAACTTCCAGATCAAAATAACGGCCTGATGATTCGCTGTGAATACAACACAAATGGCACTTGCCCTGTGAAAATCGTATTGTCGTGGAATGACTTTAAGAACAACGTGGATCTGGGAACGGATAAAGATCTTGATCTAGCTTTGACGGACGATCTTTTAAATATTGTTCAGTCGAGCGCTTTGAAACAATCCAAAGATGCGAATGAGTCGCGCCCTGGTTTTTCAAAGTATCCTCGTGAGATCATCACTGCGGAGTTAAATCCCGGCACATACTTCATCCGCGTGAAAAACCGCTCGCAGAACTTTGCTAGCAACGACCAGCTTCGCATCACGGTTGATGGCGACAATGTTATCATGCCTTCGCACAGCCGCGGTGAAACACTTTTAAATCCTGCCGACAACGCGACGGTCATCACCGTGGGCGCCAGCGACTCCCCTCGTTCTTCTTCATCACAATCCTTAGGCAAACCGGACCTCTTCGCGCCGTCTTCGTTATTTCTAAATAACGGCGCCGAATATCGCGGAAGTTCTAACTCTGCCGCGATAGTCGCTGCAGGTTTGGGAATTTTGAAATCGCAACAACCGAAAATGACTCGTGTGGATCTTCTGAAAGCCGTCAGCTCTTATGGCGGCGGCGCTTGGGATCAGCGTGGACTTTCTTTGCATCTTCTTGGTTTTGCTCCGACAGGCCCCGGCTGTTTTATCGATGTGAACTACAATCCTTTGCCGCATTACTTGCGTGAGGTCGTTTCCAAAGGCGGTTATCTTGTGCAAACGACTGTGGGTATTCGTGTGATTGTTCCTTTTGATCCGATCACTTTGGCTTCGCATCTTCGTCGTAATTTGATGAACGATATGATCGTGGCATTGCCTCAAGGTGGCTACGCCGTTTACCCGCGCAATGCGATGATTCCTGCAGGCGCCGCGGAAATTTTCCAGCGTCCTCTTGAGGCCGGCTTGTGCCGAATAGCAAACAGCGGAAACGGCAAAAATTTCCGTCTATAA